Proteins co-encoded in one Funiculus sociatus GB2-C1 genomic window:
- the coaBC gene encoding bifunctional phosphopantothenoylcysteine decarboxylase/phosphopantothenate--cysteine ligase CoaBC → MESPDNPKSDPLLPPLDKGSIQNPKLSDRRVLIGIGGGIAAYKVCEVISTLAKSGVEVRAILTDAACQFITPLTVATLSRHPAYTDEDFWQPHKRPLHIELGEWAEVFVIAPLTANTLGKLAYGLADNLLTNTVLASSCPVLLAPAMNTDMWEQLSVQRNWQQLLTDKRYHSVGPGAGLLACDRVGAGRMAEPAEILPNITSLLHAKGKRDLAGKRVLISAGGTREHLDPVRFIGNPSTGKMGLALAQAALHRGAGVTVVRAPAAWDVPLGVQAISVTSAKEMEQEMRSHFSNADVIIMSAAVADVKPAEYSAEKLPKRLLPTNLPLEPVPDIVAELATLKKPHQKLIGFAAQTGDIVTPALEKLHRKKLDAIVANPIDKPDSGFGSDNNQAIFLDNQGHKVEIEPCSKLQMAHYLFDFIISY, encoded by the coding sequence ATGGAATCACCCGACAATCCCAAATCTGATCCCCTGCTACCCCCCCTTGATAAGGGGAGTATCCAAAATCCAAAATTGTCAGATAGACGGGTTCTAATTGGTATAGGCGGCGGTATCGCCGCCTATAAAGTTTGTGAGGTTATTTCAACGCTTGCTAAGTCCGGGGTGGAAGTTCGAGCAATTCTCACTGATGCTGCTTGTCAATTTATCACGCCCTTGACGGTGGCAACCCTGTCTCGTCATCCTGCTTATACAGATGAGGACTTTTGGCAACCACACAAACGCCCCTTGCATATTGAGTTGGGGGAATGGGCAGAGGTTTTTGTTATTGCTCCCCTGACAGCTAATACTTTGGGTAAGTTGGCTTATGGGTTAGCTGACAACTTGCTCACCAATACCGTGTTAGCTTCCAGTTGTCCCGTGCTGTTGGCACCTGCAATGAATACGGATATGTGGGAACAGCTTTCGGTACAACGCAATTGGCAACAGTTGTTGACAGATAAACGTTACCACAGTGTGGGGCCTGGTGCCGGACTTTTGGCTTGCGATCGCGTTGGTGCTGGGCGGATGGCAGAACCGGCGGAAATTTTGCCGAATATAACATCATTATTGCACGCAAAAGGCAAGCGAGATTTAGCCGGGAAGCGAGTTTTAATTAGTGCTGGGGGAACACGAGAACATTTAGATCCGGTGCGCTTTATCGGAAATCCCTCTACTGGCAAAATGGGATTAGCATTGGCACAAGCTGCACTGCATCGAGGCGCAGGGGTGACGGTAGTTCGCGCACCCGCCGCTTGGGATGTACCATTGGGGGTGCAAGCGATTTCTGTCACCAGTGCAAAAGAGATGGAACAGGAAATGCGATCGCATTTTTCCAATGCCGATGTAATAATAATGTCGGCAGCTGTGGCGGATGTGAAACCAGCCGAGTATAGTGCAGAAAAATTGCCGAAGCGTTTACTTCCAACAAACTTACCCCTCGAACCTGTACCGGATATCGTCGCAGAATTGGCAACTCTTAAAAAGCCTCATCAAAAGTTAATTGGGTTTGCGGCTCAAACTGGAGATATCGTAACGCCAGCTTTGGAAAAGTTGCACAGGAAAAAATTAGATGCCATTGTTGCCAATCCTATCGATAAACCGGATAGTGGTTTTGGCAGCGACAACAATCAAGCTATATTTCTAGACAACCAAGGACACAAAGTAGAGATTGAGCCTTGTAGTAAATTACAAATGGCTCACTATTTGTTTGATTTTATTATTAGTTATTAG
- the isiD gene encoding protein IsiD: MATVSISEREISALTMTDVEQLAVRLERDDYNNPFEGLDDWHLLRAIAFQRPELIEPYIYLLDLQPYDEA, encoded by the coding sequence ATGGCAACTGTTAGCATTTCCGAACGGGAAATTTCGGCTCTGACGATGACAGACGTGGAACAACTGGCTGTACGTTTGGAGCGAGATGATTACAACAATCCTTTTGAAGGGTTGGATGATTGGCATTTGCTGCGAGCGATCGCATTTCAGCGTCCAGAGTTAATTGAACCATACATCTACCTCTTGGATTTACAACCCTACGATGAAGCCTAA